From the genome of Candidatus Microthrix subdominans, one region includes:
- a CDS encoding DUF2804 family protein has protein sequence MTTPLPPALLPPPAALVIDGRHQLGSFDGPVPQLNLGDIVQTPGWRGRMANWGRDFRTKEWEAFQLGNDEWFVLGAVYNAKVVGIVMVIAVHQASGRRLRWINKVPARSVEVARGLERSVSRGGSRRSALTITNALADGRIDLDGHHAGRNSLPLMSLTGTGLIDEDTRHLAVCHPFPSDRILYTNKVLVPFTGVLSIGEETITFDEDRSFLILDDHHGEYPSPQIYDWVTGARHEGGSLLGFNLTRNQALNPDVNNENVLWRDGGLHRLPAVTFDRPDGVEGPWHISDRDGLVEVTFTPEVPSTLHVGPRHSLAEYHAPYGRFQGQITAAGRTTSLDGIFGMGEKKKIRL, from the coding sequence GTGACGACCCCCCTTCCGCCTGCGCTGCTGCCCCCACCGGCTGCCCTGGTCATCGATGGCCGGCACCAGCTCGGTTCGTTCGATGGCCCCGTCCCTCAGCTCAACTTGGGCGACATCGTGCAGACGCCGGGGTGGCGAGGCCGCATGGCGAACTGGGGGCGAGACTTCCGAACGAAGGAGTGGGAGGCGTTCCAGCTCGGCAACGACGAGTGGTTCGTGCTGGGCGCGGTCTACAACGCCAAGGTCGTCGGGATCGTCATGGTGATCGCCGTGCACCAGGCGAGCGGACGCCGCCTGCGATGGATCAACAAGGTGCCAGCCCGGAGCGTTGAGGTGGCTCGGGGGCTGGAACGGTCGGTGTCCCGGGGCGGGAGCCGTCGCAGCGCGCTCACGATCACGAACGCGCTTGCCGATGGCAGGATTGACCTCGACGGTCACCACGCTGGGAGGAACAGCCTGCCCTTGATGTCGCTGACCGGCACCGGCCTGATCGACGAAGACACCCGCCATCTCGCCGTCTGCCATCCGTTCCCCTCAGACCGGATCCTGTACACGAACAAGGTTCTGGTGCCGTTCACCGGCGTTTTGAGCATCGGCGAGGAGACCATCACGTTCGACGAGGATCGGTCGTTTCTGATCCTCGATGACCACCACGGGGAGTACCCGTCCCCGCAGATCTACGACTGGGTCACCGGTGCCCGCCATGAGGGCGGTTCCCTGCTCGGGTTCAACCTCACCCGCAACCAGGCGCTGAACCCCGACGTGAACAACGAGAACGTGCTGTGGCGCGACGGCGGGCTCCACCGACTGCCAGCAGTCACCTTCGACCGGCCCGATGGCGTTGAGGGTCCCTGGCACATCTCTGATCGCGACGGTCTGGTGGAGGTGACCTTCACCCCGGAGGTTCCCAGTACCCTGCACGTCGGCCCGCGCCACTCGCTGGCCGAATACCACGCACCCTACGGGCGGTTCCAGGGACAGATCACCGCCGCCGGGCGCACCACCAGCCTCGACGGGATCTTCGGAATGGGCGAGAAGAAGAAGATCCGACTCTGA
- a CDS encoding helix-turn-helix transcriptional regulator, protein MANNSRWEDIKNAKGKPSAEVRAEVEQDLDLGQLMYDLRTEAGLSQRELADRMGTTQSVISRLEEGGGAKNRIDTLARVATALDRHLVLSFPAEIPDQMIDAVRVA, encoded by the coding sequence ATGGCGAACAACTCCCGATGGGAAGACATCAAGAATGCAAAGGGCAAGCCCTCAGCTGAGGTGCGTGCGGAGGTCGAGCAGGACCTTGACCTTGGCCAACTCATGTACGACCTGCGTACCGAGGCTGGGTTGAGCCAGCGTGAGTTGGCTGATCGGATGGGCACGACCCAGTCGGTTATCTCCCGGCTTGAAGAGGGCGGCGGCGCAAAGAATCGGATCGACACTCTCGCTCGCGTTGCGACTGCCCTCGATCGGCACTTGGTGCTGTCCTTCCCCGCCGAGATCCCGGATCAGATGATCGACGCCGTACGGGTTGCCTGA
- a CDS encoding type II toxin-antitoxin system RelE/ParE family toxin, with the protein MAEVEAHDEVIEWLDGLNQSDWHRTSVVIDRLASVGSQARMPFSRSLGEGLFEVRFTLGSTARRISYRFTRDGRIILLTTFRKQRNNERAEVDRARKVARNCAEKNP; encoded by the coding sequence GTGGCTGAGGTAGAGGCACATGACGAAGTAATCGAGTGGCTCGATGGCCTCAACCAGTCCGACTGGCACCGGACATCGGTGGTGATCGACCGTCTCGCCTCCGTCGGGTCGCAGGCTCGGATGCCGTTCTCCAGGAGTTTGGGGGAAGGGCTATTCGAGGTCCGGTTTACCCTCGGCTCAACCGCTCGACGCATCAGCTACCGCTTCACGAGGGACGGACGCATCATCTTGCTGACGACGTTCCGCAAGCAACGCAATAACGAACGGGCCGAGGTTGACCGGGCCCGCAAGGTCGCTCGGAACTGCGCCGAGAAGAATCCGTAG
- a CDS encoding chloride channel protein, producing the protein MVGIIHTLVPSAQEDNVFVALATGRIQSDAIPGGVAIAVVSLIAGFSLGPEVPTGMAAAGIAAFAVSRRLVRRADSDLVMSAAISGAWGGLFTAPFTALLLSIELGVGRNVMRWARLAADATAAIVGFAIFFAVNAGWANLIRSLDLPTFEFGLPELAIAVGFGVFGAIIGTVFKLSTVGTQKLAAPLAGRPVLRCTGVGLILGLVGMALPLTLFLGTEGLVDVTSHPAELGIGLILVSALVKILATTGALSFGFVGGPIFPLLFVGGSLGSVAHLAIPGIPLGGWCLSGWPEGWAGGGWL; encoded by the coding sequence GTGGTCGGGATCATCCACACATTGGTGCCCAGCGCGCAGGAGGACAACGTCTTCGTTGCTCTTGCGACGGGTCGGATCCAAAGCGACGCGATCCCGGGCGGTGTAGCGATCGCCGTGGTGTCGCTCATCGCTGGGTTCAGCCTCGGACCGGAGGTTCCAACCGGCATGGCCGCTGCGGGTATCGCCGCGTTTGCCGTCTCGCGACGGCTCGTGCGGCGAGCAGACTCGGATCTTGTGATGAGTGCGGCGATTTCCGGTGCATGGGGTGGGCTGTTCACCGCCCCGTTCACGGCGCTCTTGTTGAGCATCGAGTTGGGTGTGGGACGCAACGTGATGCGATGGGCGCGCCTTGCGGCCGATGCCACTGCCGCGATCGTGGGATTCGCGATCTTCTTCGCCGTCAACGCCGGCTGGGCGAATCTGATCCGGTCGCTGGATCTCCCTACGTTCGAGTTTGGGCTTCCCGAACTCGCCATCGCAGTGGGTTTCGGGGTCTTCGGAGCGATCATCGGCACGGTCTTCAAACTGTCGACCGTGGGGACGCAGAAGCTGGCAGCACCCCTCGCGGGGCGGCCGGTGTTGCGTTGCACCGGCGTCGGGCTGATCCTCGGCCTTGTCGGGATGGCGCTCCCGCTCACGTTGTTTCTTGGCACCGAAGGCCTCGTCGATGTCACCAGCCACCCGGCCGAACTTGGCATCGGTCTCATCCTGGTGAGCGCGCTCGTGAAGATTCTGGCGACGACGGGCGCGTTGTCGTTCGGCTTCGTCGGAGGACCGATTTTCCCGTTGCTGTTCGTCGGGGGCAGTCTCGGTTCGGTCGCCCACCTGGCGATCCCGGGTATCCCCCTAGGTGGCTGGTGTCTTTCGGGGTGGCCTGAGGGCTGGGCCGGTGGTGGCTGGCTGTGA
- a CDS encoding DUF2510 domain-containing protein: MTEQSPAGWHPDPLGRHELRYWNGGQWSEHVSTSGRQAIDPPVQPQPRAAGKHGRKVTKQLRKLGVSASAQPGGGTLFTERVLVFNQNAKLLEVNAEYTIYSQGGTVVGAVREVGRTFMSRTSGPSRNRQSHNFEVVDTHGKVLLRLNRPAKVLRSKMSVFSEDGEAIGEIAQKTLDFAGFWSFGTKFTLESHGHPVGSMISDGQEGWECVIEDPAGNQVAQITRSWAGMTKEMFTKADNYVLQFRRPLEEPLRSLVIAGAVALDTAFRQK; the protein is encoded by the coding sequence ATGACAGAGCAGTCTCCTGCCGGCTGGCACCCCGACCCATTGGGGCGCCACGAACTTCGATACTGGAATGGCGGTCAGTGGTCGGAGCACGTGTCAACCAGTGGGCGGCAGGCGATCGACCCTCCGGTCCAACCACAACCCCGGGCGGCGGGTAAGCATGGCCGAAAGGTTACGAAGCAACTACGCAAATTGGGCGTCTCGGCAAGTGCGCAACCTGGGGGCGGCACGTTGTTCACGGAGCGGGTGCTGGTCTTCAACCAAAACGCCAAGCTCCTCGAGGTCAACGCTGAGTACACCATCTACAGCCAAGGCGGCACGGTAGTCGGCGCTGTTCGCGAGGTTGGACGGACGTTCATGAGCAGGACATCAGGACCCTCTCGTAACCGGCAATCGCACAACTTCGAGGTCGTCGACACGCACGGCAAGGTGCTCCTTCGTCTGAACCGTCCGGCGAAGGTTCTCAGGTCAAAGATGTCCGTGTTCAGTGAAGACGGCGAGGCCATCGGCGAGATCGCTCAAAAGACGCTCGACTTCGCTGGATTCTGGAGCTTCGGCACGAAATTCACCCTTGAGTCCCACGGCCACCCGGTGGGTTCGATGATCTCGGACGGCCAGGAGGGCTGGGAATGTGTCATCGAAGACCCAGCCGGCAACCAGGTCGCGCAGATTACACGGTCCTGGGCGGGCATGACGAAGGAGATGTTCACCAAGGCCGACAATTACGTACTGCAATTCCGTCGGCCGCTCGAGGAACCCCTGCGCTCCCTCGTGATCGCCGGCGCCGTTGCTCTCGACACAGCGTTCAGGCAGAAATAG
- a CDS encoding PIN domain-containing protein has product MTIVVDANVAIAVLNPHHLSHEAALKRCPRDGKLLILGITRAEALIHATRSSQFENADAELRRLGFVTEPLDNAVADRARQLQADHGNKNFPMVDAVVAAFRAERRLPVITCDTKWPAMDEVEVETLSPASAGG; this is encoded by the coding sequence ATGACCATCGTCGTCGACGCAAACGTTGCGATCGCCGTGCTCAATCCCCATCACCTGTCTCATGAAGCGGCGCTCAAGAGGTGCCCGCGCGACGGCAAGCTCCTCATCCTGGGGATCACACGCGCAGAGGCTCTGATCCATGCCACGCGGTCGAGTCAGTTCGAGAATGCCGATGCCGAACTGCGGCGACTCGGGTTCGTCACGGAGCCGCTCGACAACGCCGTGGCCGATCGGGCGCGCCAACTCCAGGCCGACCACGGCAACAAGAACTTTCCCATGGTTGATGCCGTCGTGGCTGCCTTTAGAGCGGAACGCAGGCTGCCCGTGATCACCTGCGACACAAAGTGGCCTGCCATGGACGAGGTCGAAGTCGAGACGCTCTCTCCCGCCAGTGCGGGCGGGTAA
- a CDS encoding SDR family NAD(P)-dependent oxidoreductase: MDIDRSAFGPDTTTDEVVDGLDLSDLSVLITGASGGLGAETARALASKGASVVITARDLTKASAAVDAIKASTGNDDIEIEQLELGSLASIRGFGERWVDGHDTLDILINNAGVMACPQGTTDDGFERQFGTNHLGHFLLTGLVAPTLVANGSGRIVNLSSRGHQRDDVHLDDVNFEHRDYDKWAAYGQAKTANVLHAVELDRRLRDRKVRAFAVHPGTIMTDLSRHMQQQDFEALQSRRPAGSMGLKSVAAGAATTVYAATAPELDGMGGIYLEDCGIAAIDDDSQVSGVRSYAVDPERARQLWTLSEGLTGQTFDL; the protein is encoded by the coding sequence ATGGACATCGATCGCAGCGCCTTTGGGCCCGACACGACCACCGACGAGGTGGTCGACGGGCTCGACCTCTCCGACCTGTCGGTGCTGATCACCGGCGCGTCGGGAGGGCTCGGCGCAGAGACCGCTCGTGCGCTGGCATCCAAGGGTGCGAGCGTGGTGATCACCGCACGCGATCTCACCAAGGCCTCCGCCGCCGTCGATGCCATCAAGGCGTCGACCGGCAACGACGACATCGAGATTGAACAGTTGGAGCTCGGGTCGTTGGCCAGCATCAGGGGGTTTGGAGAGCGGTGGGTGGACGGCCACGACACACTGGACATTCTGATCAACAACGCTGGTGTGATGGCCTGCCCGCAGGGCACGACCGACGACGGGTTCGAGCGGCAGTTCGGCACCAACCACCTTGGCCATTTTCTGCTCACGGGCCTGGTCGCCCCAACCCTGGTTGCCAACGGATCGGGCCGGATCGTGAACCTCAGCTCCCGTGGTCATCAACGCGACGACGTGCACCTTGATGATGTGAACTTCGAGCATCGCGACTACGACAAGTGGGCGGCCTACGGGCAGGCCAAGACCGCCAACGTGCTGCACGCGGTCGAACTGGACCGTCGGCTACGGGACCGCAAGGTCCGAGCGTTTGCGGTGCATCCGGGAACGATCATGACCGACCTGTCACGGCACATGCAGCAACAGGACTTCGAAGCCCTGCAATCGCGCCGGCCGGCCGGATCGATGGGGCTGAAGTCGGTCGCAGCCGGCGCCGCAACGACGGTGTACGCCGCAACCGCACCTGAGCTGGACGGCATGGGCGGCATCTACCTCGAGGACTGCGGCATCGCGGCCATCGACGACGACTCGCAGGTGTCCGGCGTTCGCTCCTATGCCGTCGACCCGGAACGGGCACGCCAGCTGTGGACCCTGAGCGAAGGGTTGACCGGCCAGACATTCGACCTCTGA
- a CDS encoding low temperature requirement protein A, with amino-acid sequence MSEPPTTRPRGDSRWWFRPPRRHGEVLAHRTVSYLELFYDLVFVVLIAQISRSLAGDVTWVGVRDFLIVFALIWIAWVNGTLYHDLHGREDGRSRTYIFAQVSLLVLLSVFTVQAAEDPSDGRGFAIVFTLLVMLIAWQWFEVRRFDTPEWRPVAGRYVQGIVIIAVIVAISAALDNQDVRLALWGIAVGLSLAGNLVMTLRPRSDQMVQATRVTESLAERFGLFTIIVLGEVVVGVANGLAASEHDFRTIATGLIALSIGFGFWWNYFDFVGGRVPGVGRARVAWMYGHLPLAIGISATGAGMIGLVEHAGNGRTPTATAWLISASTATVALSIAVLTKTIDAHPGRRLVPLTLAVAAGASLIAGAARPAPWLLALILSGLLFAVWLEAFARHVRGGTMISDHR; translated from the coding sequence ATGAGCGAACCACCCACAACACGGCCACGCGGTGATTCGAGGTGGTGGTTTCGACCGCCGCGCCGACACGGCGAGGTGCTCGCCCACCGCACGGTGAGCTACCTCGAGCTCTTCTACGACCTGGTCTTCGTCGTGCTGATCGCACAGATCTCTCGCTCGCTTGCGGGCGACGTCACCTGGGTCGGCGTCCGCGACTTCCTCATCGTGTTTGCCCTGATCTGGATTGCGTGGGTCAACGGCACCCTCTACCACGACCTGCACGGCAGGGAGGATGGCCGGAGCCGCACCTACATCTTCGCTCAGGTGTCGCTGCTCGTACTGCTGTCGGTGTTCACCGTCCAGGCAGCCGAAGATCCAAGCGACGGCCGCGGCTTCGCCATCGTCTTCACGCTGCTGGTGATGCTGATCGCCTGGCAATGGTTCGAGGTGCGCCGATTCGATACCCCGGAGTGGCGCCCCGTTGCCGGCCGCTACGTGCAGGGCATCGTGATCATCGCCGTCATCGTTGCCATCAGCGCAGCACTCGACAACCAGGACGTCCGGTTGGCGCTGTGGGGCATAGCCGTCGGACTGTCGCTCGCAGGCAACTTGGTCATGACCCTGCGCCCACGCAGCGATCAGATGGTCCAGGCCACACGGGTCACCGAGTCGCTCGCCGAGCGGTTCGGCCTGTTTACGATCATCGTGCTTGGCGAGGTGGTCGTTGGCGTCGCCAACGGGCTCGCCGCCTCCGAGCACGATTTTCGGACGATTGCGACCGGGCTGATCGCACTGTCCATCGGTTTCGGGTTCTGGTGGAACTACTTCGACTTCGTCGGCGGGCGGGTGCCCGGGGTTGGACGGGCGCGGGTCGCGTGGATGTATGGACACCTGCCGCTTGCGATCGGCATCTCCGCAACGGGGGCAGGCATGATCGGGCTCGTCGAACACGCCGGCAACGGCCGAACCCCAACCGCGACCGCCTGGCTCATCTCGGCGTCGACAGCGACGGTGGCGCTCTCCATCGCAGTGCTGACGAAAACCATCGACGCGCACCCTGGCCGCCGGCTGGTGCCGCTGACGCTTGCCGTCGCCGCGGGCGCGTCGCTCATCGCAGGCGCCGCCCGACCTGCGCCGTGGCTGCTCGCCCTGATCCTGTCGGGCCTGCTCTTCGCCGTGTGGCTCGAAGCGTTCGCCCGACACGTTCGAGGCGGCACCATGATCTCGGACCACCGGTAG
- a CDS encoding HigA family addiction module antidote protein yields the protein MTTSALEPIHPGEVLMFEYLKPLGITQHHVAVAIGVPPRRINEIVHAKRGITADTALRLARYFRTSERFWLNLQSRYELEVERDRLAETLEQIEPLAIA from the coding sequence ATGACCACATCCGCTCTTGAGCCGATCCACCCAGGCGAAGTCCTGATGTTCGAGTATCTCAAGCCGCTTGGGATCACCCAGCACCACGTCGCAGTCGCGATTGGAGTGCCACCGCGCCGGATCAACGAGATCGTTCACGCCAAGCGTGGCATCACCGCTGACACGGCCCTGCGCCTCGCCCGGTACTTTCGCACCAGCGAACGGTTCTGGCTGAACCTCCAGAGCCGTTACGAACTCGAGGTCGAACGGGACCGACTTGCGGAAACCCTCGAGCAGATCGAACCGCTCGCCATCGCATAG
- a CDS encoding cytochrome P450: MSEPGLDPSEFLNPDVIPPDVELAELGKDVGAAADTALEDINPANPHLFTSELWRDHFARLRAEDPVHFNEIESAGRYWSIMNYDDVRAIDGDWENFSSAKGMTLGLRPTPENNSMFQRITPFISMDPPEHTAQRKTVRSIGAPGSVRNRESLVRERTVKVLESLPDGETFDWVETVSVELTTLLLATLFDFPMEDRRKLTRWSDVVFAVPRPGGVVETRLQKMEELLECLAYFERLWVERLENPGSDLVSMLAHGEATKNMEPLDHLGNLLLLIVGGNDTTRNTMTSSVYGLNKYPDQYDKLIADPGLISNLVPEIIRWQTPLSYMRRTANNDCEIGGKQIRKNDQILMWYLSANRDETVFDNADAIDLERHNADRHLSFGYGIHFCMGSRLAEMQLRVLWEEVLQRFERIEVQAEPERTFSAFVHGYTNLPVKVTRR, from the coding sequence ATGAGCGAGCCCGGGTTGGACCCGTCCGAGTTTCTGAACCCAGATGTGATCCCCCCGGACGTGGAACTCGCCGAGCTGGGCAAGGACGTCGGTGCTGCCGCCGACACCGCGTTGGAGGACATCAACCCGGCGAACCCCCACCTGTTCACGTCTGAGTTGTGGCGCGATCACTTTGCGCGGCTGCGGGCCGAAGACCCGGTTCACTTCAACGAGATCGAATCTGCGGGTCGCTACTGGTCGATCATGAACTACGACGACGTCCGGGCCATCGATGGCGACTGGGAGAACTTCTCGTCGGCGAAGGGCATGACGCTGGGGCTTCGCCCGACCCCCGAGAACAATTCGATGTTCCAACGGATCACGCCGTTTATCTCGATGGACCCCCCAGAGCACACCGCACAACGCAAGACGGTGCGATCGATTGGGGCACCGGGCAGCGTCCGCAATCGTGAATCGCTGGTACGCGAGCGCACCGTGAAGGTGTTGGAGTCGCTTCCCGACGGCGAGACGTTTGATTGGGTCGAGACGGTGTCGGTCGAGCTAACGACGCTGCTGTTGGCCACGCTCTTCGACTTCCCCATGGAGGATCGACGCAAGCTCACCCGTTGGTCCGACGTCGTCTTTGCGGTCCCCCGACCGGGCGGCGTGGTCGAGACCCGCCTACAGAAGATGGAAGAGCTGCTCGAGTGCCTGGCCTACTTCGAGCGTTTGTGGGTCGAACGGCTTGAGAACCCCGGCTCGGACCTGGTGTCGATGCTCGCCCACGGCGAGGCCACCAAAAACATGGAACCGCTGGATCACCTGGGCAACCTGCTGCTCCTCATCGTCGGCGGCAACGACACGACCCGCAACACGATGACGTCCAGCGTGTACGGCCTCAACAAGTATCCCGATCAGTACGACAAGCTGATCGCCGATCCGGGCCTCATCTCCAACCTGGTGCCCGAGATTATTCGCTGGCAGACCCCGTTGTCCTACATGCGTCGCACCGCCAACAACGACTGCGAGATCGGCGGCAAGCAGATCCGCAAGAACGACCAGATCCTGATGTGGTACCTGTCGGCGAACCGCGACGAGACCGTGTTCGACAATGCGGATGCGATCGATCTCGAGCGACACAATGCGGATCGGCACCTTTCATTCGGCTACGGCATCCACTTCTGCATGGGCAGCCGGCTCGCCGAGATGCAGCTTCGGGTGCTGTGGGAGGAGGTGCTCCAGCGATTCGAGCGCATCGAGGTTCAGGCTGAGCCGGAGCGGACCTTTTCGGCCTTTGTCCACGGCTACACCAACCTGCCGGTGAAGGTCACCCGCCGCTGA
- a CDS encoding FUSC family protein, protein MNVFRWDRAQRDVIRGGIAWNWRFAGFGAAMGLVAVVMVFAGEVLTGTYLLIGSVPAAVVGLAPQRDARRPVLIVGVLFGVSILLGSILAVWVPLAVVGMFVVGYLAAQVAAWKPAGVVALSVILPLTAIGLTYQGIADSAKVAGLMILGAIGSYIWALVLPEYEGDVPQQPQMTPAEAKRYGLVLGVAGAVSTLVAFALDVDFVGWLVGSTLLVIRPTWDLLSARGIGRVISVIVGGVAAALLLLADLPTPAIAIVLWLVLVTMAATSASRWYVTPAFTSFLILWALLYGQAERNGVKVKLDERVVDTVIGVAVAYLVSGAFWLWGRGAANRRHDVS, encoded by the coding sequence ATGAACGTGTTCCGCTGGGATCGGGCGCAGCGCGACGTGATCCGAGGTGGCATCGCTTGGAACTGGCGATTCGCTGGGTTCGGCGCGGCGATGGGACTGGTTGCAGTCGTCATGGTCTTCGCCGGAGAGGTCCTCACCGGCACGTACCTACTGATCGGATCCGTTCCTGCGGCGGTTGTCGGGCTTGCGCCGCAACGCGACGCCAGAAGGCCGGTACTCATCGTTGGGGTCCTCTTCGGAGTCTCCATACTGCTCGGCTCGATCCTGGCGGTGTGGGTACCGCTCGCTGTCGTCGGCATGTTCGTCGTTGGGTACCTGGCAGCCCAGGTTGCGGCGTGGAAGCCGGCGGGGGTTGTGGCCCTCAGCGTGATCCTGCCGCTGACGGCGATTGGGCTGACCTATCAGGGGATCGCAGACTCGGCGAAGGTCGCCGGTCTCATGATTCTGGGAGCGATCGGTTCATACATCTGGGCCCTGGTTCTGCCCGAATACGAAGGCGACGTCCCTCAACAGCCACAGATGACACCGGCTGAGGCCAAGCGCTACGGCCTGGTCCTCGGGGTTGCGGGAGCTGTGTCGACGCTGGTCGCCTTCGCTCTCGATGTCGACTTCGTCGGCTGGCTGGTGGGGTCGACCCTGCTGGTGATCAGGCCAACCTGGGACCTGCTGAGCGCCCGAGGCATCGGTCGTGTCATCTCGGTGATCGTGGGCGGGGTGGCGGCGGCGCTCCTCCTTCTTGCAGACCTGCCCACTCCGGCGATCGCCATCGTGCTCTGGTTGGTGCTCGTGACGATGGCGGCGACGTCGGCAAGCCGCTGGTACGTCACGCCGGCATTCACGTCGTTCTTGATCCTGTGGGCGCTCCTCTATGGCCAAGCCGAACGCAACGGCGTGAAGGTCAAGCTCGACGAGCGGGTCGTGGACACGGTGATCGGAGTGGCGGTGGCGTATCTCGTGTCCGGGGCGTTCTGGCTGTGGGGCCGCGGCGCTGCGAACCGACGGCACGACGTGTCATAG
- a CDS encoding phytanoyl-CoA dioxygenase family protein, producing MKRQTYGVPQNDDLAWLTERGRLDVFEGDPGSVVFFDCNVMHGSPDNITPAPRTNAFFCYNAVDNALVEPFGGTAPRPNHIASRAFATA from the coding sequence CTGAAACGTCAGACGTACGGGGTCCCGCAGAACGACGACCTGGCATGGCTCACCGAACGCGGCCGCCTGGACGTGTTCGAGGGCGACCCGGGGTCGGTCGTGTTCTTCGACTGCAACGTGATGCACGGCTCACCGGACAACATCACCCCGGCGCCGCGCACCAACGCGTTCTTCTGTTACAACGCCGTCGACAACGCGCTTGTCGAGCCCTTCGGCGGCACCGCGCCCCGCCCGAACCACATCGCCTCGAGAGCGTTCGCTACGGCGTAG
- a CDS encoding ectoine synthase, which yields MIVRNLADLENTERDVRADTWKSRRLLLADDKMGFSLHDTVLYAGTETEMEYQNHFEAVYCIEGKATIENCATGEVHEITPGVMYALDQHDRHIVRVIEDFRVVCAFNPPCTGAETHDENGVYPLLTVD from the coding sequence ATGATCGTTCGCAACCTCGCCGACCTGGAGAACACCGAACGCGACGTGCGGGCCGACACCTGGAAGTCGCGCCGCCTGTTGCTCGCCGACGACAAGATGGGCTTCTCGCTGCACGACACTGTGCTGTACGCCGGCACCGAGACCGAGATGGAGTACCAGAATCACTTCGAGGCCGTGTACTGCATCGAGGGCAAGGCGACGATCGAGAACTGCGCCACGGGCGAGGTTCACGAGATCACCCCCGGTGTGATGTACGCCCTCGATCAGCACGACCGCCACATCGTGCGGGTGATCGAGGACTTTCGGGTGGTGTGCGCCTTCAACCCTCCGTGCACCGGCGCCGAGACCCACGACGAGAACGGCGTCTACCCGCTGCTCACCGTCGACTGA